Proteins from one Pontibacter korlensis genomic window:
- a CDS encoding L-rhamnose mutarotase — translation MPKFCFALDLKDDPTLIAEYEEYHKEVWPEIKKSIQEAGVEQMEIYRWENRLFMVMEVSEEFSFEQKESMDAANPKVQEWENLMWKYQKALPGTKEGEKWQQMKKIFAL, via the coding sequence ATGCCCAAGTTCTGTTTTGCGCTAGATTTAAAAGATGACCCCACTCTGATAGCGGAGTATGAGGAGTACCATAAAGAGGTCTGGCCAGAAATAAAGAAAAGTATACAAGAAGCTGGCGTGGAACAGATGGAAATCTACAGGTGGGAGAATCGCTTGTTTATGGTGATGGAGGTAAGTGAGGAGTTCAGCTTTGAGCAAAAAGAAAGTATGGATGCCGCTAATCCTAAGGTACAGGAGTGGGAAAACCTTATGTGGAAATACCAAAAGGCCCTGCCAGGTACTAAGGAAGGAGAAAAGTGGCAACAAATGAAGAAGATATTTGCTTTATGA
- a CDS encoding (Fe-S)-binding protein: protein MKVGLFIPCYIDQFYPQVAIATLQLLEKLGVEVAYPLQQTCCGQPMANSGFASLAKGCDALFTRNFSGYDYIVSPSGSCVLHVKEHLYAAGNEAAATHIRNNIFELSEFLTDVLQVTELEARFPHKVGFHISCHGQRGLHLAQMSELVAEDFSKPGYLLRLVKDIELVELNRKDECCGFGGTFCVSEEAVSVKMGQDRVADHQLNGAEYITGGDVSCLMHLEGILRRKNSPVKVIHMAEILNSSYE from the coding sequence ATGAAAGTAGGACTGTTTATTCCCTGTTACATCGATCAGTTTTACCCACAGGTGGCAATAGCAACTTTGCAGCTGTTAGAGAAGTTGGGTGTAGAAGTGGCGTATCCGCTACAGCAGACTTGCTGCGGCCAGCCTATGGCCAATTCTGGGTTTGCATCGCTTGCTAAAGGGTGTGATGCCTTGTTTACAAGGAACTTCTCTGGTTACGATTATATTGTTTCGCCCTCTGGTAGCTGTGTGCTGCACGTGAAGGAGCACTTATACGCAGCGGGAAATGAGGCTGCTGCCACACATATCCGCAACAACATATTTGAGCTTAGCGAGTTCCTGACCGATGTGTTACAGGTAACGGAGCTAGAGGCTCGCTTTCCTCATAAAGTAGGTTTTCATATTAGCTGCCACGGCCAGCGAGGGCTTCATCTAGCGCAGATGTCCGAGCTCGTAGCTGAAGATTTTTCAAAGCCCGGTTATCTCCTGCGTTTGGTAAAGGATATTGAATTGGTGGAGCTAAACAGGAAGGATGAATGCTGCGGCTTCGGTGGCACCTTCTGTGTGTCAGAAGAGGCTGTTTCGGTTAAGATGGGACAAGACCGTGTGGCAGATCATCAGCTGAACGGAGCCGAGTATATAACCGGTGGCGATGTGTCTTGCCTGATGCACCTGGAGGGAATTCTGCGTCGGAAGAATAGCCCGGTAAAAGTGATACACATGGCCGAGATATTAAACAGTAGCTATGAGTAA
- a CDS encoding AraC family transcriptional regulator: MKPLLLKISTNPLQSFSIRQDKVPYINNRWHYHPEVELIHIEKGEGMQFVGDSVKRFTSGDVLLIGSNLSHYWRFDDAYFEDDPKVRADVRVAHFCEEFWGSTFLSLPENKLIKSTLEKARLGMQITGKTRQAVSLLLEQSLHVEGAKRIILLLETLDLISQSPDTHILSSIGFKQNHEKVEEERINKIYDYSLANFKNKIELHEISAVAHLSPNSFCRYFKSKTRKTYTQFLTEIKIGHACKLIMDNRLDMKQICFESGFNNLTSFHKSFKGITGKTPLLYQKEFFNRK; this comes from the coding sequence ATGAAGCCACTGCTGCTAAAAATATCGACAAACCCGCTGCAATCCTTCAGCATCAGGCAGGATAAGGTTCCTTACATAAACAACAGGTGGCATTATCACCCTGAGGTAGAGCTGATCCATATCGAAAAAGGAGAAGGTATGCAGTTTGTAGGCGACAGTGTGAAGCGGTTCACCTCCGGTGACGTGCTACTTATCGGATCAAACCTGTCCCACTACTGGCGTTTTGACGATGCATATTTCGAAGATGATCCTAAAGTGAGGGCTGATGTAAGGGTAGCACACTTTTGTGAGGAGTTTTGGGGCAGTACCTTTCTCAGCTTACCTGAAAACAAGCTTATCAAGAGTACTCTGGAAAAGGCCCGGCTGGGAATGCAGATAACAGGAAAGACTCGCCAGGCCGTGAGCCTGTTGCTTGAGCAAAGCCTGCATGTTGAAGGAGCCAAAAGAATTATCCTGCTCCTCGAGACACTTGATCTTATTTCCCAAAGCCCTGATACACATATCCTGTCGTCTATAGGCTTCAAACAAAACCATGAGAAAGTGGAAGAGGAACGGATCAACAAAATCTATGATTACTCCTTAGCCAACTTTAAAAATAAGATAGAGCTCCACGAAATCTCTGCGGTAGCGCACCTAAGCCCCAACTCTTTCTGCCGTTATTTCAAGTCAAAGACCAGAAAGACGTACACTCAATTTCTTACAGAAATCAAGATAGGGCATGCATGTAAGTTGATCATGGACAACAGACTCGACATGAAGCAAATATGTTTTGAAAGCGGCTTTAACAACTTGACCAGCTTTCACAAATCTTTCAAGGGTATCACGGGTAAAACGCCCCTGCTGTATCAGAAAGAATTCTTTAACAGGAAATAA
- the fucP gene encoding L-fucose:H+ symporter permease yields MDKATRKASLLRSGNVWPFVLVTSLFFLWGLANNMTDTLLAAFKRIMSMSDFQTSWIQMAFYGAYFCLALPAAILIKKYTYKTGILVGLGLFILGAFLFYPASLTLSYGYFLVALYVLAGGLSILETAANPYIVAMGPEESGTRRLNLAQSFNPIGSISGVLLSKVFILSQLSQLTAQERSQMTPAELTAVQSEELTAVMGPYVGVALFLVLLWGVIAFTKMPKASDAGSKLDLLPTFRRLAKTPHYVWAVVAQFFYVGAQIGVWSFTIRYVMLELQVNEDEASNYYMASLILFMVSRFAFTALMKYIKPATLLFFTAVAAAGLTLVAIYGSGLIGVYALIGISGCMSLMFPTIYGLGIKGLGEDTKIGGSGLIMAILGGAVLTSVQGYFSDLTQDIGMAFYVPMICFVVVACYALAAEKLGGDRPRGGVEALPEEPAQIVHS; encoded by the coding sequence ATGGATAAAGCCACAAGAAAAGCCTCCCTTCTTAGATCGGGCAACGTTTGGCCCTTCGTCCTAGTCACAAGTCTCTTCTTTCTGTGGGGGCTGGCCAACAACATGACCGATACCTTACTGGCTGCCTTCAAAAGAATAATGAGTATGTCTGATTTTCAGACATCCTGGATTCAGATGGCTTTTTACGGAGCGTACTTTTGCCTTGCGCTGCCTGCAGCTATACTTATAAAGAAGTACACCTACAAAACGGGCATACTTGTGGGGTTAGGGTTGTTTATACTGGGAGCATTTCTGTTTTACCCAGCCAGCCTTACACTGTCTTATGGTTATTTCCTGGTGGCGTTGTATGTGCTGGCAGGTGGTCTTTCCATATTAGAAACGGCAGCGAACCCTTATATAGTAGCCATGGGACCGGAAGAGTCTGGCACCCGGCGGTTAAACCTTGCGCAGTCATTCAATCCCATAGGCTCCATCTCAGGCGTGTTGTTGAGTAAGGTGTTTATCCTATCCCAACTAAGCCAGTTAACTGCCCAGGAACGATCCCAAATGACGCCTGCAGAACTTACCGCTGTGCAGTCAGAGGAGCTTACGGCCGTAATGGGACCTTACGTAGGGGTGGCTCTTTTCCTTGTGCTTCTCTGGGGAGTGATAGCCTTTACTAAAATGCCCAAAGCCTCAGATGCCGGATCTAAGCTCGACTTGCTCCCTACTTTCAGGAGGCTGGCCAAGACGCCGCATTACGTTTGGGCGGTGGTGGCTCAGTTCTTTTATGTGGGGGCACAAATTGGCGTGTGGTCTTTTACGATCCGCTATGTTATGCTAGAGCTACAGGTTAATGAGGACGAAGCTTCCAACTACTACATGGCTTCTCTGATACTGTTTATGGTGAGCAGGTTTGCGTTCACAGCCCTGATGAAATACATCAAACCGGCAACGCTGCTATTCTTTACTGCCGTAGCAGCCGCAGGCCTAACACTTGTAGCCATTTACGGAAGCGGCTTAATAGGAGTGTATGCTTTAATAGGTATATCTGGTTGTATGTCGTTGATGTTCCCTACTATCTATGGCCTGGGAATAAAGGGCTTGGGCGAAGACACAAAAATTGGTGGATCAGGACTGATAATGGCGATACTGGGAGGAGCCGTGCTGACATCAGTGCAAGGCTATTTTTCTGACCTGACGCAGGACATAGGCATGGCATTTTACGTGCCGATGATATGCTTTGTGGTGGTAGCCTGCTATGCGCTTGCGGCAGAAAAGCTGGGAGGCGATAGGCCAAGAGGAGGAGTTGAAGCGTTGCCGGAGGAGCCTGCCCAAATTGTTCATTCATAA